Proteins encoded together in one Pelagicoccus albus window:
- a CDS encoding ComEC/Rec2 family competence protein, with product MSAAESPRRVPLLWILIPLSLGIGLARFFPSTDLLGLGLLAATLLGFAYWSLARAEGLWVPCFALSICLLGYIRFMSSIEDDTGNSLTIPREAAMQIKIEQLFNATDPGTALGLATIEVPSRHLAQLKSDRIFFFLETKDLNEYPQEGQTFSCVGVIRPLRQYREGDRFDAYLRNQGITLAYKQGYLLEQSQRAHGFKRAINKTRFRLSEILIQNKAPESDLTRAYQGLMLGQKSALTPEQKQLFLQNGAMHLFAISGLHIGVIALCFHQLLSLLQIKDAPRAIASLAGVCAFVVVTGGSASSWRALLMVACFYLSNFGRKQPSPLNALAASALIYLLLLPGQLFQAGFQMSYITVSSILLLGLPLAKTLNSLTPMYQSIPPALLNKRQKATVVVKRWILDALGVSIAAFLVSAILGIYYFQILPSYGILINLIALPLASLAIVAGFLSILTYPMEIIFPVFQLFNDAALVLIKLIHLVLTGTSKLPNSSIITPAEPAWLISVALLSSLFLIGYSYSRLGKPGVRLWQIASVIYPSIWIIKLGS from the coding sequence ATGAGCGCCGCAGAGAGCCCACGCCGCGTACCGCTCCTTTGGATACTCATCCCTCTTTCCCTTGGAATCGGCCTAGCACGCTTCTTTCCAAGCACTGATCTCCTAGGACTAGGCTTGTTAGCAGCGACGCTCTTGGGATTTGCCTATTGGTCGCTAGCACGCGCAGAAGGTCTATGGGTGCCCTGTTTCGCGCTCAGCATATGCCTGCTTGGCTATATAAGATTCATGTCCTCGATAGAGGACGATACCGGGAACTCTCTCACAATTCCGAGGGAAGCTGCCATGCAAATAAAGATCGAGCAGTTGTTCAACGCGACCGACCCAGGCACGGCGCTAGGCCTGGCAACGATTGAAGTACCGAGCCGACACCTTGCCCAATTGAAGAGCGATCGAATCTTCTTCTTTTTGGAAACTAAAGATCTGAACGAGTACCCTCAAGAAGGACAGACCTTCTCTTGCGTAGGAGTCATACGTCCTTTGCGCCAGTACCGCGAAGGTGATAGATTCGACGCGTACCTTCGAAATCAGGGGATCACGCTCGCCTACAAACAAGGCTACCTGCTTGAGCAGAGCCAGCGTGCTCACGGATTTAAGAGAGCCATAAATAAAACAAGATTCCGACTCTCGGAAATCCTGATCCAAAACAAAGCTCCTGAGAGCGATCTCACAAGAGCGTACCAAGGCTTAATGCTGGGACAAAAAAGCGCCCTTACTCCGGAGCAAAAGCAATTGTTTCTACAAAATGGGGCCATGCATCTCTTTGCTATCAGTGGACTGCATATCGGCGTTATCGCCCTTTGCTTCCACCAATTACTTTCCCTACTCCAAATCAAAGACGCTCCCCGAGCGATCGCCTCTCTGGCGGGAGTTTGCGCTTTCGTAGTCGTGACAGGCGGATCCGCATCTTCTTGGAGAGCCTTGCTCATGGTTGCCTGCTTTTACCTTTCTAACTTTGGCCGTAAACAGCCATCACCACTTAACGCGCTTGCCGCATCCGCTCTGATCTATCTCCTTTTGCTGCCGGGCCAACTTTTTCAGGCAGGGTTTCAAATGTCCTATATCACGGTTTCCTCTATCCTGCTGCTGGGCCTGCCCCTAGCGAAAACATTGAATAGCCTCACACCCATGTATCAGAGCATACCACCTGCATTGCTAAACAAGCGACAAAAGGCGACTGTCGTCGTTAAGCGTTGGATACTCGATGCACTTGGAGTAAGTATAGCCGCCTTTCTGGTCTCAGCCATTCTTGGCATCTACTATTTTCAAATCCTACCGTCCTACGGGATATTGATTAACCTGATAGCCTTACCTCTCGCCTCCTTAGCAATCGTAGCGGGTTTCCTATCAATCCTGACCTACCCAATGGAGATCATCTTTCCAGTTTTCCAGCTCTTCAATGACGCCGCATTAGTCCTGATAAAACTGATACACCTCGTCTTAACAGGAACATCCAAACTACCGAATTCGAGTATCATAACTCCCGCCGAACCCGCTTGGCTCATCTCGGTGGCTCTATTGAGTTCTTTATTTCTAATCGGTTACTCTTACAGTCGACTCGGAAAACCGGGAGTTCGGTTGTGGCAGATCGCGAGCGTGATTTACCCAAGTATCTGGATCATTAAGCTCGGATCCTAG
- a CDS encoding replication-associated recombination protein A, producing MMDEQASLFGAEDISQASAGENRESGGHKPLAARMRPRCLAEVVGQEHILKEGSLLPRLVAANTFGSLLFYGPPGCGKTSMAEAIAGETKSRFVRINAVMSNVGELREILSIARRMEGTDTVLFIDEIHRFNKSQQDLLLPDVEAGNIRLIGATTHNPGFYVNAPLLSRSHLFRLNPHSVDTVAKTLANVLADEERGLGPRKHTAEPEVLAGLAKLCDGDLRRALNALEVLAMGLEEGEPISEEAVSVFATERQIRYDANEDDHYDTISAFIKSMRGGSPDAALYWLAKMLSGGEDPRFIARRLVVFASEDVGLADSSALPLAIATQQACDFVGMPECRINLAHCVCYMAAAPKSNSSYSALARAMSAIKEGPVQEVPLWLRDKGGAASKSLGNSKDYRYSHDYGENISGQEYMEHPLQFLELKNVGEETEIAKRMARWEKLKSQRKDG from the coding sequence ATGATGGACGAACAGGCTAGTTTGTTTGGAGCTGAGGATATTTCGCAGGCTTCTGCCGGAGAGAATCGTGAATCGGGTGGCCATAAGCCTCTGGCAGCTCGTATGCGTCCTCGATGTTTAGCGGAGGTCGTTGGCCAAGAACACATTCTGAAGGAAGGTAGTCTGCTGCCACGCTTGGTGGCTGCCAATACGTTTGGTAGCCTGCTTTTCTACGGCCCTCCTGGCTGTGGCAAAACGAGCATGGCTGAGGCGATAGCCGGGGAAACGAAAAGCCGTTTCGTGCGAATTAATGCGGTGATGTCCAACGTGGGGGAGCTGCGAGAAATCCTCAGCATCGCACGGCGTATGGAAGGGACTGATACAGTGCTCTTCATTGACGAAATCCACCGTTTCAATAAGTCCCAGCAGGATTTGCTGCTTCCGGATGTGGAGGCGGGAAACATCCGTTTGATCGGGGCGACCACGCACAACCCCGGCTTTTACGTTAATGCTCCATTGCTGAGTCGCAGCCACCTATTTCGACTTAATCCTCATTCTGTGGATACAGTGGCCAAGACGCTGGCAAATGTTCTAGCTGACGAGGAAAGAGGATTGGGCCCTCGAAAGCATACTGCGGAACCAGAGGTGCTGGCTGGCCTCGCAAAGCTTTGCGACGGAGACCTACGGCGCGCTCTAAATGCGCTGGAGGTATTGGCGATGGGTCTGGAAGAGGGGGAGCCTATTTCAGAAGAGGCGGTGAGCGTTTTTGCGACGGAGCGCCAGATTCGCTACGATGCGAATGAAGACGACCACTATGATACAATCTCGGCCTTCATAAAGAGCATGCGGGGCGGTTCTCCTGACGCGGCTCTCTACTGGCTAGCTAAAATGCTTTCGGGAGGGGAAGATCCCCGGTTTATTGCTCGCCGTTTGGTAGTCTTCGCTTCCGAAGATGTGGGGCTGGCTGATTCGAGCGCGTTGCCGCTCGCCATCGCCACTCAGCAAGCGTGCGATTTTGTCGGCATGCCCGAGTGCCGCATCAATCTAGCCCACTGCGTTTGCTACATGGCGGCAGCTCCCAAGAGCAATTCCTCCTATTCGGCTTTGGCCAGAGCGATGTCAGCCATCAAGGAAGGGCCCGTGCAGGAGGTTCCGCTTTGGTTGAGAGATAAGGGTGGAGCTGCTTCCAAGTCGCTTGGAAATTCCAAAGACTACCGCTACAGCCATGACTACGGGGAAAATATTTCAGGCCAAGAATACATGGAGCACCCCCTGCAATTCTTGGAGCTGAAGAATGTCGGTGAAGAGACGGAGATCGCCAAACGCATGGCTCGATGGGAAAAACTCAAATCGCAGAGGAAAGACGGTTAG
- a CDS encoding YhcH/YjgK/YiaL family protein, producing MIVDQIANWKSYSLGEAWEKAFSFLENLSVDAEEKEYPIDGDEIFARVMSYATREEISPDAVLEAHRKYADIQMALVDSERIAVYPTASLETKSPYDAERDVEFFKYQEPAKLQLSMYPGTFAFLLPQDAHMPQLYVTEVGAVVKKVVVKIALSRLEL from the coding sequence ATGATCGTGGACCAAATTGCGAACTGGAAGAGCTACTCTTTGGGAGAGGCTTGGGAAAAGGCGTTTTCCTTTTTGGAAAACCTTAGCGTGGATGCTGAAGAAAAGGAGTATCCAATCGATGGTGACGAGATCTTTGCTCGCGTCATGAGCTACGCGACGAGGGAAGAGATATCTCCCGATGCTGTTTTGGAAGCGCATCGCAAGTATGCCGATATCCAGATGGCTCTAGTCGATAGTGAAAGAATTGCGGTTTATCCCACTGCTTCGCTAGAAACAAAATCTCCCTACGACGCGGAGCGCGATGTTGAGTTCTTCAAGTATCAGGAGCCAGCTAAGCTACAGCTTTCGATGTATCCAGGGACTTTTGCCTTTCTCCTGCCTCAGGATGCCCATATGCCGCAACTTTACGTCACGGAAGTGGGAGCAGTGGTGAAGAAGGTGGTAGTCAAAATCGCCCTAAGCCGTCTGGAACTCTAG
- a CDS encoding FkbM family methyltransferase — MTKKASPQSVLKTNQTVQISPLTRAFHRTFNLGALKPHVKTILPHLDSPGGTFVEVGARDGLKDSITPYLEKGLGWKGLLIEPWPHLFLQCRKNRKSSITLNVAASESLLRDSYIEIYGRPPSASVRLKLIQEAKERLEGKAPVTKPPVSRDLKAINYVSTNSITGILDRANFETQFDLMAFNLIGYENQALDGLDFDRYQPTFLLFRTITKNISLPNLPPYYQRIVSSSHNDRTNLHLFRYSEFGAN, encoded by the coding sequence ATGACGAAGAAAGCATCACCGCAGTCCGTGCTAAAAACCAACCAAACAGTTCAGATCAGCCCGCTCACACGTGCCTTCCATCGCACCTTCAATTTGGGTGCCCTGAAGCCACACGTGAAAACGATTCTGCCCCATCTAGACTCTCCAGGAGGGACCTTTGTTGAGGTCGGCGCTCGCGATGGATTGAAAGATAGCATCACACCTTACCTAGAGAAAGGTCTCGGTTGGAAGGGCTTGCTGATCGAACCTTGGCCCCATCTATTTCTCCAATGTAGGAAGAATCGCAAATCAAGCATCACTCTCAATGTCGCCGCTTCGGAGAGTCTCCTTCGCGATTCTTACATCGAAATCTATGGTCGCCCGCCTTCCGCGTCGGTGAGGCTCAAGCTCATACAAGAAGCGAAAGAGAGGCTGGAGGGAAAAGCTCCGGTCACCAAGCCCCCCGTATCGAGAGATCTCAAAGCGATCAACTACGTCAGTACCAACTCGATCACCGGTATACTCGACCGGGCGAATTTCGAAACTCAGTTCGATCTAATGGCCTTCAACCTAATTGGCTATGAAAACCAAGCTTTGGATGGATTGGACTTCGATCGATATCAGCCAACGTTCCTCCTCTTCCGGACTATTACCAAAAACATAAGCCTGCCCAATCTGCCTCCTTATTACCAGAGGATCGTGAGCAGCAGTCATAACGACCGTACAAACTTGCACCTCTTCCGCTACTCGGAATTCGGTGCAAACTAG
- a CDS encoding ferredoxin, whose amino-acid sequence MITIKHKRLECIGCAFCAEVAPNYWKMDDEGLAQLHQVIETDDPFEIGQGFEEDREALKEAAFHCPVSIIKIEG is encoded by the coding sequence GTGATCACCATCAAACATAAGCGACTCGAATGTATCGGCTGCGCCTTCTGCGCCGAAGTCGCCCCCAATTATTGGAAGATGGACGACGAAGGGCTGGCCCAACTTCATCAAGTCATCGAAACCGATGACCCATTCGAGATTGGACAAGGCTTCGAGGAAGACCGGGAAGCGCTCAAGGAAGCAGCCTTCCATTGCCCTGTTTCCATCATAAAGATCGAAGGCTAG
- a CDS encoding peptidase U32 family protein: protein MSVATQSEHVEILAPAGCYPSLQAAIDSGADSVYFGLAQLNMRARSRRSFHLKDLQEIMTRCHDAGIRGYLTLNTLLYDHDLKLCFALLEEAAKQKVDAVIASDMACILKARELGLEVHLSTQLSVSNYQSFKFYAQFCDRIVLARELNLSMIRKIRQQVIADDLRGPSGRPVEIEAFAHGALCIAVSGRCGMSLYTDNASANRGACTQNCRKEYKVVDQESGKELLIDNNFVMSPNDISTIDFLDQVLEAGVHTLKLEGRGRSPEYVSTVTAAYRKGVEAVQMGSFTPELVSELNEDLKKVYHRGHSSGYYLGREQGWSNAHGTKATRQKVQAGRVTHYYNKLGVAEITASGPIASGQEFLIIGETSGVVKGTLEGLRLDDSTTVDKVTNGQVFSIKVEGKVRQNDKFFLHLPA from the coding sequence ATGTCAGTCGCCACACAGTCAGAACACGTTGAAATCCTCGCTCCGGCCGGATGCTACCCATCCCTGCAAGCCGCTATCGATTCGGGCGCCGACTCCGTCTACTTCGGACTGGCCCAGCTGAATATGCGTGCCCGCTCGCGTCGCTCCTTCCACCTGAAGGATCTGCAGGAAATCATGACTCGCTGCCACGACGCAGGCATTCGCGGGTACCTGACGCTCAACACCCTTCTCTACGATCACGACCTGAAGCTCTGCTTCGCGCTCCTGGAGGAAGCAGCCAAGCAAAAGGTCGACGCCGTGATTGCCTCGGATATGGCCTGCATCCTCAAAGCCCGGGAGCTTGGCCTGGAAGTTCACCTGTCGACTCAACTTTCCGTTTCAAACTACCAGTCCTTCAAATTCTACGCTCAATTCTGCGACCGCATCGTTCTGGCTCGAGAGCTCAATCTCTCCATGATCCGCAAGATCCGCCAGCAAGTCATCGCCGATGATTTGAGAGGTCCTTCCGGACGTCCGGTAGAAATCGAAGCCTTCGCCCACGGAGCGCTCTGTATCGCGGTATCCGGCCGTTGCGGCATGTCGCTCTACACAGACAACGCCTCCGCAAACCGAGGGGCCTGCACGCAAAATTGCCGCAAAGAGTACAAGGTCGTCGACCAAGAATCCGGTAAGGAGCTATTAATCGACAACAACTTTGTCATGTCGCCAAACGACATCAGCACCATCGATTTCCTCGACCAAGTACTGGAGGCAGGAGTTCACACCTTGAAACTGGAAGGACGCGGACGCTCCCCAGAATACGTATCCACCGTGACCGCCGCCTATCGCAAAGGGGTGGAGGCCGTCCAAATGGGCAGCTTCACTCCGGAGCTTGTTAGCGAGCTAAACGAAGACCTGAAAAAGGTCTACCATCGCGGCCACTCCTCCGGCTATTACCTGGGTCGCGAACAGGGTTGGTCCAACGCCCACGGCACCAAGGCGACCCGCCAAAAGGTCCAAGCCGGTCGCGTCACACACTATTACAACAAACTGGGAGTCGCTGAGATAACCGCCAGCGGACCGATCGCTTCCGGGCAGGAATTTCTGATCATCGGCGAAACCAGCGGCGTTGTAAAAGGGACTTTGGAAGGTCTGCGCCTAGACGACTCGACCACCGTGGACAAAGTGACCAATGGTCAAGTATTCAGCATCAAGGTCGAAGGAAAGGTCCGTCAAAATGATAAGTTCTTCCTGCACTTGCCCGCTTAA
- a CDS encoding 2-dehydropantoate 2-reductase yields the protein MPSVAIIGPGAIGGTLASFLLKNPKNTVSICARTLFEKLEISSGGETTYHPVTVHTDPSETEPADWIVLATKTYQIPQASSWFDNLSNQETKVAVVQNGVEHLANLEGIFPADRIVPVIIDCPAERKSHGQIIRHGDVRIDIPNSANSLAFSQLFTNPAVKVNLTDDWTSAAWNKLCINAAGAISALVNRPANIAADRRAAEIMKSLIQECIAVGRAEGAKLDERIIPKIIASAAAAPDGSMNSLHADLVAHRPMEWDARNGVIYRLGQKHGIPTPYNQLAAQLLSLLESK from the coding sequence ATGCCAAGCGTCGCAATAATCGGACCGGGAGCCATAGGAGGCACCCTCGCTTCCTTCCTATTGAAGAATCCAAAAAATACGGTTTCCATTTGCGCTCGAACCCTATTCGAAAAACTCGAGATCTCCTCAGGAGGCGAAACCACGTATCATCCAGTCACGGTTCACACCGACCCCAGCGAAACAGAGCCCGCAGACTGGATCGTTTTGGCCACCAAGACTTACCAAATTCCTCAAGCCTCCAGCTGGTTCGACAACCTATCGAATCAGGAAACAAAAGTCGCGGTCGTTCAAAACGGAGTCGAACACCTGGCTAACCTAGAGGGGATCTTTCCCGCTGACCGTATCGTTCCCGTGATCATCGACTGTCCCGCCGAACGAAAAAGCCACGGACAAATCATACGACACGGCGATGTACGTATCGACATCCCCAACAGTGCGAACTCGCTCGCGTTCTCCCAGCTATTCACCAATCCAGCGGTGAAGGTAAATCTCACCGATGACTGGACTTCAGCCGCCTGGAATAAGCTCTGCATAAACGCCGCCGGCGCCATCTCCGCCCTCGTGAATCGACCGGCCAATATCGCAGCAGACCGACGTGCCGCGGAGATCATGAAATCACTCATTCAAGAATGCATCGCCGTCGGGCGGGCTGAGGGAGCGAAGTTGGACGAAAGGATTATCCCAAAAATCATCGCCTCCGCAGCGGCAGCTCCAGACGGATCCATGAACTCCCTTCACGCCGACCTCGTCGCCCACCGCCCCATGGAATGGGACGCTCGCAACGGAGTCATTTACCGGCTCGGCCAAAAGCACGGCATCCCCACTCCCTACAACCAACTCGCCGCCCAACTCCTCTCCCTCCTCGAATCAAAATAG
- a CDS encoding histidine triad nucleotide-binding protein — protein MSDEKTIFQKIIDREIPATIEYEDELCIVIHDIQPQAPTHLLLIPKKPIPRIGEATPEDKELLGHLMTIIPQLAAKLGWTEGFRTVLNSGPHSGEIVPHLHIHLLAGKPLGPICG, from the coding sequence ATGTCCGACGAAAAGACCATTTTCCAAAAGATCATCGATCGCGAAATTCCAGCCACCATCGAATACGAAGACGAGCTTTGCATCGTGATCCACGATATCCAGCCGCAAGCCCCGACCCATCTTCTGCTCATCCCGAAAAAGCCCATTCCTCGCATCGGGGAAGCCACTCCAGAGGACAAGGAATTGCTCGGTCACTTGATGACCATCATCCCGCAACTCGCGGCCAAACTGGGTTGGACAGAAGGCTTCCGCACCGTACTCAACAGCGGACCGCACTCCGGCGAAATCGTCCCCCATCTGCATATTCACTTGCTAGCGGGAAAGCCGCTCGGCCCGATCTGCGGTTAG
- the nrdR gene encoding transcriptional regulator NrdR, whose amino-acid sequence MRCPKCGSELDKVIDSRASKDASTIRRRRECLDCSHRFSTTEQILREHLYVTKRDGRREDFDKAKIIYSLRRACQKRPVHAEQINMLVEDMIDSLESEHGMEFPSSAIGEKVLDNLKSIDAIAYIRFASVYKDFKNLDEFLDEIGDLNAPKLL is encoded by the coding sequence ATGAGATGCCCAAAGTGCGGATCCGAGTTGGACAAGGTAATCGATTCAAGAGCCTCGAAAGACGCTTCCACTATTCGGCGTCGCCGGGAGTGTCTCGATTGTTCGCATCGCTTTTCAACGACAGAGCAAATCCTTCGTGAGCACCTCTACGTGACTAAGCGCGACGGTCGGCGCGAAGATTTCGACAAGGCCAAGATAATTTACTCCCTCCGCCGCGCCTGCCAAAAACGCCCCGTCCACGCCGAGCAGATAAATATGCTGGTCGAGGACATGATCGATTCGCTGGAATCCGAGCACGGCATGGAATTCCCGTCCTCCGCGATCGGGGAAAAGGTCTTGGACAACCTCAAATCCATCGACGCCATCGCCTACATCCGATTTGCCTCAGTCTACAAGGACTTCAAAAACCTGGACGAATTTCTAGACGAAATTGGCGACTTAAACGCACCGAAGCTCCTGTGA
- a CDS encoding anthranilate synthase component II → MLLVIDNYDSFTYNLVQYFGTLGVEQRVFRNDQITTEEALALNPERVLISPGPCSPSEAGISIEMIKTFAGKVPVFGVCLGHQSIGQHFGGKVIRADRLMHGKTSPITHHAEDLFKGLPQGLQATRYHSLLVERESFPDCLEITAETAEGEIMGLRHRELPIWGVQFHPESIATENGMEILKNFLTL, encoded by the coding sequence ATGCTGCTTGTCATAGACAACTACGATTCCTTCACCTACAACCTCGTCCAGTATTTCGGGACTCTCGGGGTGGAGCAGCGCGTCTTCCGCAACGACCAGATAACAACGGAAGAAGCCTTAGCCTTGAACCCGGAGCGAGTCCTCATCTCTCCTGGGCCTTGCTCGCCAAGCGAAGCCGGCATCTCGATCGAGATGATCAAAACCTTCGCCGGGAAGGTACCCGTATTCGGAGTCTGTCTGGGCCATCAGTCCATCGGGCAGCATTTTGGAGGAAAAGTCATCCGGGCAGATCGCCTTATGCACGGCAAGACCTCTCCCATCACTCACCATGCCGAGGACCTTTTCAAAGGCTTGCCCCAAGGACTGCAAGCCACGCGCTACCACTCTCTGCTCGTCGAGCGGGAGAGCTTCCCAGACTGTCTAGAAATCACTGCAGAGACTGCCGAAGGCGAGATTATGGGACTAAGGCATCGGGAATTGCCAATCTGGGGGGTACAATTTCACCCCGAATCCATCGCCACAGAAAACGGTATGGAAATCCTCAAAAACTTTCTTACGCTCTGA
- the tgt gene encoding tRNA guanosine(34) transglycosylase Tgt produces the protein MSEHFELLLKDPQSSARRGRLKTLHGVIETPIFMPVGTQATVKGLTPAQIKEDVGAQIILGNTYHLNLRPGSELIRDAGGLHKFMGWDGPILTDSGGFQAFSLAKLSKLTEDGVAFQSHLDGSKVFLGPKEVMGIQANLGSDIAMVIDECPPYPCSKDACEKAIERTTRWAKACKQIATDNGFLESGHHVFGIAQGSEYEDMRRRSAEELSELDFPGYAIGGVSVGEPEPEMLKQVRATAPFLPEDKPRYTMGLGTPPQMLKMIAAGVDMFDCVLPSRVARNGAFFTPDGMKNIRNSRFTTDLNPLVEGMDNYTCRNFTRAYLRHLTMAKEMLSCTLLTLHNLHFYLDLMQQVRTHLETGDFSSWSSEWIARYEADGE, from the coding sequence ATGAGTGAACATTTCGAATTGCTGCTTAAGGACCCGCAGAGCTCCGCTCGTCGAGGCCGTTTGAAGACTTTGCACGGCGTGATCGAGACGCCGATATTCATGCCAGTCGGAACGCAGGCGACGGTGAAGGGCCTGACTCCGGCTCAAATCAAGGAGGACGTTGGTGCCCAGATCATTTTGGGCAATACCTACCACCTGAATCTGCGTCCCGGTTCGGAGCTGATTCGGGATGCGGGAGGACTGCATAAGTTCATGGGATGGGATGGGCCAATCTTAACTGATAGCGGCGGCTTTCAGGCCTTCAGTTTGGCCAAGCTAAGCAAGCTGACGGAGGACGGCGTGGCGTTTCAATCCCACTTGGATGGATCCAAGGTTTTCTTAGGTCCAAAGGAAGTGATGGGGATCCAAGCCAATCTCGGTTCCGACATCGCTATGGTGATTGACGAATGCCCTCCGTATCCATGCAGCAAGGACGCCTGTGAAAAGGCAATCGAGCGTACGACACGTTGGGCCAAAGCCTGCAAGCAGATTGCAACGGATAATGGATTTCTGGAATCGGGTCACCACGTTTTTGGAATTGCTCAAGGCTCCGAATACGAGGACATGCGACGTCGTTCTGCGGAGGAATTGTCGGAACTCGATTTTCCAGGTTACGCAATTGGTGGAGTGAGCGTAGGTGAGCCTGAGCCGGAGATGCTCAAGCAGGTGCGTGCTACGGCACCGTTTTTGCCAGAAGACAAACCTCGTTACACAATGGGCTTGGGAACGCCTCCGCAGATGCTGAAGATGATCGCGGCGGGTGTGGATATGTTTGACTGTGTGCTGCCAAGTCGCGTCGCCCGCAACGGAGCTTTCTTCACTCCGGATGGCATGAAGAATATCCGTAATTCCAGATTCACTACAGACCTGAATCCGCTTGTAGAGGGAATGGACAACTACACCTGCCGCAACTTTACACGCGCTTATTTACGCCACCTGACCATGGCAAAGGAAATGCTAAGCTGTACGCTGCTGACTCTTCACAACCTTCATTTCTATCTAGATCTCATGCAGCAAGTTCGAACGCATCTCGAAACTGGTGACTTTTCATCATGGAGCTCCGAATGGATCGCTCGATATGAAGCGGATGGAGAATAG
- a CDS encoding MFS transporter — translation MDKISSKLRTNMRLSVVEGLFAMPLVFFAMPGNFLMANLATEAIGVGESVYGVIASLPAWANVVQLFALPWLIRRLSQKTICLLFSWVHLACWMVIGYSLPKIAEGGPWHSPVFVVGLLGVGALAFALVNVSWTSWVQEWLPTKGRGKYLGRRNRLLQISTVAFLIGSSSFLGYYKDTVLYGFQVVIFGCVAMRSISIVLQLRILPTKLVVDERGAKLMEQYRKILKNKPLMRFILFGAVFGFFANIMGPFFPVFYYKALHMSVEEVARLAMLATTTGAIMMPFWGKFFDKYGCRVGLLATLGLWMGIGYLHCFATPDRIWVLFINWGVGGIAGSGFLFASFNMILKLIPAEAKTAAISFNLAASSLSAAIAPIVGGFLFSWLESTSDNLVSALHLVAIAHHTVALLAGLLILGIAEPKSVNLSQAIGAMRPLRQLGALMGVPFAASYSFFRPLKKVGKKRLKPENEGRF, via the coding sequence ATGGATAAAATCTCTTCCAAGCTTCGTACCAATATGCGGCTCTCCGTGGTGGAGGGACTCTTCGCGATGCCACTGGTCTTTTTTGCCATGCCCGGAAATTTCCTGATGGCGAATTTGGCTACTGAAGCAATCGGAGTAGGGGAGTCGGTTTACGGAGTGATCGCTTCGCTGCCAGCTTGGGCTAACGTAGTGCAGCTTTTCGCTTTGCCGTGGTTGATTCGTAGGCTTTCTCAGAAGACGATTTGCCTTCTCTTTTCGTGGGTGCATCTCGCTTGTTGGATGGTGATCGGCTACTCCTTGCCGAAGATCGCGGAAGGTGGACCTTGGCACTCTCCAGTTTTCGTGGTTGGTCTTCTTGGTGTCGGGGCCTTGGCTTTTGCTTTGGTCAATGTGAGTTGGACCTCATGGGTGCAGGAATGGCTCCCGACCAAGGGAAGAGGTAAGTATCTTGGCCGCCGAAATCGACTTTTGCAGATCAGCACGGTGGCCTTCTTGATCGGGTCGTCTTCGTTTCTCGGATACTACAAAGACACTGTGCTTTACGGGTTTCAGGTTGTGATTTTTGGCTGCGTGGCGATGCGAAGTATTTCGATCGTATTGCAGCTGCGGATACTTCCTACCAAGCTCGTTGTTGACGAGCGTGGTGCGAAGCTCATGGAGCAGTACCGGAAGATTCTGAAGAACAAGCCGCTGATGCGTTTCATCCTCTTTGGGGCGGTGTTTGGTTTTTTCGCGAACATTATGGGCCCGTTTTTTCCGGTCTTCTATTATAAGGCTCTCCATATGAGCGTAGAAGAGGTGGCTCGTCTCGCTATGCTCGCTACGACGACGGGAGCTATCATGATGCCGTTTTGGGGGAAGTTTTTCGACAAGTATGGTTGCCGGGTAGGCTTGCTGGCTACGCTCGGCCTTTGGATGGGGATTGGCTACTTGCATTGTTTTGCCACTCCCGATCGCATTTGGGTTTTGTTCATCAATTGGGGCGTGGGTGGTATCGCGGGTTCGGGGTTCCTTTTCGCCTCCTTTAATATGATCCTAAAGTTGATCCCGGCTGAAGCGAAGACCGCGGCGATCAGTTTCAATCTGGCGGCCAGCTCGTTATCCGCGGCGATTGCTCCGATAGTCGGCGGGTTCTTGTTCTCTTGGCTGGAGTCGACTTCCGACAATCTCGTGTCGGCGCTGCATCTCGTGGCGATAGCCCACCACACTGTAGCTCTATTGGCCGGTCTGCTTATTCTCGGAATCGCTGAGCCGAAGTCGGTCAACCTATCTCAGGCGATCGGCGCGATGCGCCCTCTCAGGCAGCTGGGGGCCCTTATGGGAGTTCCGTTTGCGGCCAGCTACAGTTTCTTCCGTCCTCTAAAGAAGGTGGGCAAAAAGCGGCTGAAACCAGAAAACGAGGGAAGATTTTGA